The proteins below are encoded in one region of Tessaracoccus aquimaris:
- the coaE gene encoding dephospho-CoA kinase — protein MQRIALTGGIASGKSFVADEFAALGAVIVDSDLIAREVVEPGTPGLAQVVQRFGEGVLAEDGSLDRARLGAIVFSEDAARADLNAIVHPLVRRRAADLERAAPEGSVVIQVIPLLVETGLDEGFDTVLVVDVPVEAQIERLMRRNALTEADALARINAQADRGRRLAAATHVIENSGSRSATRERVREVWRDLSVSA, from the coding sequence ATGCAGAGGATCGCGCTCACTGGCGGCATCGCGTCCGGCAAGTCCTTCGTCGCCGACGAGTTCGCCGCGCTCGGCGCCGTCATCGTCGACTCGGACCTGATCGCCCGCGAGGTGGTCGAGCCGGGCACGCCGGGGCTGGCGCAGGTCGTCCAGCGCTTCGGCGAGGGCGTGCTCGCCGAGGACGGCTCGCTCGACCGCGCCCGGCTCGGGGCCATCGTCTTCTCCGAGGACGCGGCGCGCGCCGACCTGAACGCGATCGTGCACCCGCTCGTGCGGCGTCGCGCGGCCGACCTGGAGAGGGCCGCGCCGGAGGGCTCCGTGGTGATCCAGGTCATCCCGCTGCTGGTCGAGACCGGGCTGGACGAGGGCTTCGACACCGTGCTGGTCGTCGACGTGCCCGTCGAGGCGCAGATCGAAAGGCTGATGCGCCGCAACGCCCTCACTGAGGCCGACGCGCTGGCCCGGATCAACGCGCAGGCAGACAGGGGCCGCCGGCTCGCGGCCGCGACGCACGTGATCGAGAACTCGGGATCCCGCTCCGCGACGCGCGAGCGGGTGCGAGAGGTGTGGCGCGACCTGAGCGTCAGCGCTTGA